A region of Streptomyces cinnamoneus DNA encodes the following proteins:
- a CDS encoding TIGR03936 family radical SAM-associated protein: protein MQRIRLRYTKRGRLRFTSHRDFQRAFERALRRAEVPMAYSAGFTPHPKVSYANAAPTGTGSEAEYLEIQLAEARDPAVLRDLLDESLPDGLDITDAVEAHTSSFADRLQASVWELRLEGVELKDAEKAVAAFMAAETVEVQRRTKNGLRTFDARGAVTRLEALAAPADRPGDGACAILRLVVRHSTPAVRPDDVLSGLRATADLAPPVPAAVTRLAQGLLDDETGTVTDPLAPDRDAAPAASTTAAGPSAAQQVPEGSA, encoded by the coding sequence GTGCAGCGCATCCGTCTGCGTTACACCAAGCGCGGCCGCCTCCGGTTCACCAGCCACCGCGATTTCCAGCGCGCCTTCGAGCGGGCCCTGCGCCGCGCCGAGGTACCCATGGCGTACTCGGCGGGCTTCACCCCGCACCCGAAGGTGTCGTACGCCAATGCCGCACCCACCGGCACGGGCAGCGAGGCCGAGTATCTGGAGATCCAGCTCGCCGAGGCCCGCGACCCCGCAGTGCTGCGGGATCTCCTCGACGAGTCGCTGCCCGACGGGCTCGACATCACGGACGCCGTGGAGGCCCATACCTCCTCGTTCGCCGATCGGCTGCAGGCCTCCGTGTGGGAGCTGCGGCTGGAGGGCGTCGAGCTCAAGGACGCCGAGAAGGCCGTCGCGGCGTTCATGGCGGCGGAGACGGTCGAGGTCCAGCGCCGGACGAAAAACGGGTTGCGAACCTTCGACGCGCGTGGCGCGGTGACCCGACTCGAGGCGCTCGCTGCTCCGGCCGATAGGCCCGGCGACGGTGCCTGTGCGATACTGCGGCTGGTTGTTCGGCATTCGACACCTGCCGTTCGACCCGACGACGTCCTGTCCGGTCTCCGCGCCACGGCCGACCTGGCGCCGCCGGTCCCCGCTGCGGTGACCAGGCTGGCGCAGGGGCTGCTCGACGATGAGACCGGCACGGTGACCGATCCGCTCGCGCCCGACCGCGACGCCGCCCCGGCCGCTTCTACCACGGCCGCCGGGCCGAGTGCCGCGCAGCAGGTGCCGGAAGGTTCCGCGTAA
- a CDS encoding HTTM domain-containing protein: MGYGLLYLVFLLREFPHRDEIWGPGSPWTPDLSRELTAQTGWFTFLPLSDRPVYFETCYGLALVTCALFMLGWRTRVLSVLFAVVVTSFHGRNIFITDGGDNLIVLMALYLMFTACGRRWSLDARRKRLRARADGRGHQRSSWLPARQQDVLVRGQLSVLLHNCGMFVIAAQVCILYGCAGLYKVQGGTWRDGTALHYVLNLDLFRPWPGLSHLADSHQLLMAVVGYLTVLVQVACPFALFSRAKYVVLVLLIGMHVAIAVMLGLPVFSGAMIIADTVFLPDRFFQFLQRAWRARLSRPAGEATVPRARTGSLVPPRAGAPVAARHAQEKVPDQQE, from the coding sequence ATGGGATATGGGCTGCTGTATTTGGTCTTCCTTCTGCGTGAGTTCCCCCACCGAGACGAGATCTGGGGACCCGGTTCGCCCTGGACTCCGGACCTCTCGCGAGAACTGACCGCTCAGACCGGCTGGTTCACCTTTCTGCCCCTGTCCGACCGGCCCGTGTACTTCGAGACCTGCTACGGACTGGCTCTCGTCACGTGCGCGTTGTTCATGCTGGGGTGGCGCACCCGGGTGCTGTCCGTGCTGTTCGCCGTCGTGGTGACCTCCTTTCACGGCAGGAACATCTTCATCACGGACGGAGGGGACAACCTCATCGTCCTGATGGCCCTGTACCTCATGTTCACCGCGTGTGGCCGGCGCTGGTCCCTCGACGCCCGCAGAAAGCGGCTCCGCGCTCGCGCGGACGGGCGCGGACACCAACGGTCGAGTTGGCTGCCCGCCCGGCAGCAGGACGTGTTGGTCCGGGGGCAGCTGAGTGTCCTGCTGCACAACTGCGGGATGTTCGTCATCGCGGCCCAGGTCTGCATCCTGTACGGATGCGCCGGTCTGTACAAGGTGCAGGGAGGCACGTGGCGCGACGGCACCGCGCTGCACTATGTGCTGAATCTCGACCTGTTCCGCCCCTGGCCCGGGCTCTCCCATCTGGCCGACAGCCACCAGCTCCTCATGGCCGTCGTCGGTTACCTCACCGTGCTGGTCCAGGTGGCCTGCCCGTTCGCCCTGTTCAGCAGGGCCAAATACGTCGTTCTCGTCCTGTTGATCGGCATGCACGTCGCGATCGCCGTCATGCTGGGGCTCCCGGTGTTCTCCGGTGCGATGATCATTGCCGACACCGTGTTCCTGCCCGACCGCTTCTTCCAGTTCCTCCAGCGGGCCTGGCGTGCGCGCCTGTCACGGCCCGCCGGCGAGGCGACGGTGCCCCGGGCACGCACCGGAAGCCTCGTCCCGCCGCGGGCCGGTGCTCCGGTGGCGGCTCGCCACGCTCAGGAAAAGGTCCCCGATCAGCAGGAATAG
- a CDS encoding DUF5819 family protein — protein sequence MSSTDYNRAGNGSVPVKDEGVVPKLPITATRPAAADVEETGCEGPASPVPMSRPAGLVIAFAAAVCVATVMVHVCMVFLSVAPPNTVSQRYEGRISTWVYPYFEQNWRLFAPDPEGARRRVLARTATMAPDGARQVSGWIDLSAVDASAVRHNAFPSHINQNMLRRAWSAYLDSHGTRDQSESDRARIIQRYLLNIAAQRAARSHRSFDAIQLRVITTPIASPARRADGSRSPQPPSDSRYLPWWQVTSHDN from the coding sequence ATGAGCAGCACCGACTACAACCGCGCGGGGAATGGCAGTGTGCCGGTAAAGGATGAAGGGGTGGTTCCCAAGCTGCCCATAACCGCTACCAGGCCCGCCGCGGCGGACGTGGAGGAAACCGGTTGCGAAGGGCCGGCCTCGCCCGTGCCGATGTCGAGACCGGCGGGGTTGGTGATCGCCTTCGCGGCCGCCGTGTGCGTCGCGACGGTCATGGTGCACGTGTGCATGGTGTTCTTGTCCGTCGCGCCTCCCAACACTGTCTCCCAGCGGTACGAGGGGAGGATCAGCACGTGGGTCTATCCCTACTTCGAACAGAACTGGCGGCTGTTCGCCCCCGATCCGGAGGGTGCTCGGCGGAGGGTCCTGGCCCGGACTGCGACGATGGCGCCCGATGGCGCCCGGCAGGTGAGCGGCTGGATCGATCTGAGCGCCGTCGACGCCTCTGCCGTGCGGCACAACGCCTTCCCCAGTCACATCAACCAGAACATGCTGCGACGGGCCTGGTCCGCCTACCTCGACTCGCACGGGACCAGGGACCAGTCCGAGTCGGATCGGGCCAGGATCATCCAGAGATATCTGCTCAACATCGCCGCACAACGCGCAGCCCGCAGCCACCGCTCCTTTGACGCGATCCAGCTGCGCGTCATCACCACCCCGATCGCGTCGCCGGCGCGGAGGGCCGACGGCAGCCGCTCCCCGCAACCTCCCTCCGACTCCAGGTACCTCCCGTGGTGGCAGGTGACATCCCATGACAACTGA